The following coding sequences are from one Desulfuribacillus alkaliarsenatis window:
- the leuD gene encoding 3-isopropylmalate dehydratase small subunit, with amino-acid sequence MKLTGKTWKFGHDIDTDLIIPARYLNTSDPKELAKHCMEDADPTFAGKVSPGEIMIGGKNFGCGSSREHAPIAIKEAGITVVIAESFARIFYRNAINIGLPILESPEAAKEIQERDEVEVDLDKGIIYNKTQDKTYEVPPFPPFIQEIINAGGLVNYVKKKVNANG; translated from the coding sequence ATGAAGTTAACAGGAAAAACGTGGAAGTTTGGACATGACATTGACACGGATTTAATTATCCCTGCTCGTTATTTAAATACCTCTGACCCAAAAGAATTGGCTAAACACTGCATGGAAGATGCAGACCCAACATTTGCTGGTAAAGTATCACCAGGTGAAATAATGATAGGTGGCAAAAACTTTGGCTGTGGAAGCTCCCGTGAGCATGCGCCAATCGCTATTAAAGAAGCAGGCATTACGGTTGTTATTGCTGAGTCATTTGCTCGCATTTTCTATCGTAACGCAATCAACATAGGTTTGCCAATCCTTGAGTCACCTGAAGCGGCTAAAGAAATTCAGGAGCGCGATGAGGTTGAGGTAGATTTAGACAAAGGTATTATTTATAACAAAACTCAGGATAAGACATACGAAGTTCCACCATTTCCGCCATTCATTCAAGAGATTATTAATGCAGGTGGCCTTGTGAACTACGTGAAAAAGAAGGTGAATGCCAATGGCTAA